The Meriones unguiculatus strain TT.TT164.6M chromosome 6, Bangor_MerUng_6.1, whole genome shotgun sequence genome has a window encoding:
- the LOC110558026 gene encoding signal-regulatory protein beta-1-like, translating into MLPMDSWPHSSHSVLLLTLLLGLTGAAMRELKVIQPEKSLSVPAGESATLNCTVTFMLPVGPIRWFRGTGQGRHLIYSFTGEWFPRVINLTDATKRNNLDFSIRISNVTPADAGTYYCVKFQKDTSELGKEIQSGGGTTLYVLAKPSPPVVSGPSPCTLPHLKVNFTCKSHGFFPRNITLKWFKNGKELSHFETSVDPKGEGVLYNVSSTAQVVLGPEDIHSQIICEVAHVTLQGSPLRGIASLSDIILVPPTLEVSQHPTVILNLLNVTCQVKNFYPLSLQLTCIKNGNMRMQMSQTEVASTLAVNKDGTYTRTSWLLVNIHANEEDMVLTCHVEHDGQPAVIKSHTVVVSAHQRGQGTGIMSELKTSDSGKVLVAVLFGPKLLLLIVVFAMSSYKKQKA; encoded by the exons ATGCTTCCCATGGACTCCTGGCCACACTCTTCTCACAGTGTCCTGCTATTGACCCTGCTGCTGGGACTTACAG GAGCAGCTATGCGTGAACTGAAGGTGATTCAGCCTGAGAAATCACTTTCTGTCCCTGCTGGAGAGTCAGCCACTCTGAACTGCACTGTGACCTTCATGCTCCCTGTGGGGCCAATAAGGTGGTTCAGGGGTACAGGACAAGGTCGGCATCTTATATACAGTTTCACAGGAGAGTGGTTCCCCAGAGTCATAAATCTCACAGATGCAACAAAGAGAAACAACCTGGACTTTTCCATCCGTATCAGTAACGTCACCCCTGCTGATGCTGGCACCTACTACTGTGTGAAGTTCCAGAAGGACACATCAGAGCTTGGGAAAGAGATTCAGTCTGGGGGAGGCACCACATTGTATGTGCTTG CAAAGCCTTCTCCTCCTGTGGTCTCAGGACCTTCACCCTGTACTCTACCTCATCTGAAAGTGAACTTCACATGCAAGTCTCATGGATTCTTCCCTCGGAATATCACACTGAAGTGGTTCAAAAATGGAAAAGAGCTCTCTCACTTCGAAACGTCTGTGGACCCCAAAGGAGAAGGAGTCTTATATAATGTCTCCAGCACAGCCCAGGTGGTGCTGGGACCTGAAGATATTCATTCTCAGATCATCTGCGAGGTGGCCCATGTCACTTTGCAAGGAAGCCCTCTCCGTGGGATTGCCAGCTTGTCTGACATCATCCTAG ttccacccaccctGGAGGTCAGCCAACATCCAACAGTGATATTGAATCTTCTAAATGTCACCTGTCAAGTGAAGAACTTCTATCCTTTGAGCCTTCAGTTGACCTGTATAAAGAATGGAAatatgag aatgcaaatgtCTCAGACAGAGGTGGCTTCTACACTCGCTGTAAATAAGGATGGAACCTACACACGGACCAGCTGGCTTTTGGTGAACATACATGCCAATGAGGAGGACATGGTACTCACATGCCATGTTGAGCATGATGGACAGCCAGCAGTCATCAAATCTCATACTGTGGTGGTCAGTGCACATCAGAGGGGGCAAGGTACTGGCATCATGTCTG